One genomic window of Cupriavidus malaysiensis includes the following:
- a CDS encoding zinc-finger-containing protein — translation MSAMQEAFDRASGKKTPWNPSRKATARVKNPLPAPTSCPHCNGAVDLVNNSAIYGREYGEWPYAYACTAAGCGAYVGLHPFTAIPLGTLADGPTRAARKRAKAAFNPIWQSGRMTRGEAYAWLARALGIEKTEECHIGWFDVSTCQRVEQVIRESRQ, via the coding sequence ATGAGCGCAATGCAAGAAGCCTTCGACCGCGCGAGCGGGAAGAAGACCCCCTGGAATCCTTCGCGCAAGGCGACGGCGCGCGTGAAGAACCCTCTGCCCGCCCCCACCAGTTGCCCCCACTGCAACGGTGCTGTCGACCTCGTCAACAACAGCGCTATCTACGGCCGCGAATACGGCGAATGGCCCTATGCCTACGCCTGTACGGCCGCAGGCTGTGGCGCATACGTGGGCCTGCACCCCTTTACCGCAATCCCGCTCGGCACCTTGGCCGACGGCCCAACCCGCGCCGCGCGGAAGCGGGCCAAGGCTGCCTTCAATCCGATCTGGCAGTCGGGCCGCATGACTCGCGGCGAGGCCTATGCATGGCTCGCCCGGGCGCTCGGCATCGAGAAGACCGAGGAGTGCCATATCGGATGGTTCGACGTGAGCACCTGCCAGCGAGTTGAGCAGGTCATCCGGGAGTCGCGTCAATGA
- a CDS encoding RecB family exonuclease, whose amino-acid sequence MNIVTIRASSLAELFDCPARWEAKHILGMRMPSSGASHLGTAVHAGTAAFDQAVLDGAPITADDAAAAVVDSIHDKDAEVDWEDSDPATAERIALALHTRYCVEIAPRQHYIGVEVKCERLEIPELGLALTGTTDRVRTTEAGAGISDLKTGGRAVGTDGVAVTAGHGPQLGVYELLAEHAMGIPISAPAQIVGMNTGKTAAGQRVGTGEIESPRTALLGTEDQPGLLQHASRLIQSGAFYGNGKSFLCSAKYCPRHATCPYKS is encoded by the coding sequence ATGAACATCGTCACCATCCGCGCCAGCTCGCTGGCAGAGTTATTCGACTGCCCGGCGCGCTGGGAAGCCAAGCACATCCTGGGCATGCGCATGCCTTCGAGCGGCGCATCGCACCTGGGCACCGCTGTGCACGCCGGCACGGCCGCTTTCGACCAGGCCGTGCTGGACGGCGCGCCCATCACCGCGGACGACGCGGCCGCCGCCGTGGTGGATTCGATCCACGACAAGGATGCCGAGGTCGACTGGGAGGACAGCGACCCGGCCACCGCCGAGCGCATTGCGCTGGCCCTGCACACCCGGTACTGCGTCGAGATCGCGCCGCGCCAGCACTACATCGGCGTCGAGGTGAAATGCGAGCGCCTGGAGATCCCCGAGCTGGGCCTCGCGCTGACCGGCACGACCGACCGCGTGCGCACCACCGAGGCCGGCGCCGGCATCAGCGACCTCAAGACGGGCGGCCGCGCCGTCGGCACCGATGGCGTGGCGGTCACCGCCGGCCACGGGCCGCAGCTGGGCGTCTATGAGCTGCTGGCCGAGCACGCCATGGGCATCCCCATCAGCGCACCGGCGCAGATCGTCGGCATGAACACCGGCAAGACGGCCGCCGGCCAACGCGTGGGCACCGGCGAGATCGAGTCGCCGCGCACCGCGCTGTTGGGCACCGAGGATCAGCCCGGCCTGCTGCAGCACGCCTCGCGCCTGATCCAGTCCGGCGCCTTCTACGGCAACGGCAAGTCCTTCCTGTGCTCGGCGAAGTACTGCCCGCGCCACGCCACCTGCCCCTACAAGAGCTGA
- a CDS encoding DNA translocase FtsK, which produces MDKFQFMGNATILHLNTRKEGPEDAQELAVDLKLKATADVMITRYFDEQLATFVFLSNGAVRNKVMGPITFAHELESYRLDMVGSTFTGVRVKKFALEPKDGFKVGVTFAVSFKPSGDEVARVAEFLQDEIDLCLTPSDSELDFGDGGAAHSHVNTYDGADDELLPAARELVASHRSASISLVQRHLRIGYNRAARLLEALEARGDVSATDAAGNRMVLITAEATA; this is translated from the coding sequence ATGGACAAGTTCCAATTCATGGGCAACGCGACCATCCTGCACCTGAACACCAGGAAGGAAGGCCCCGAGGACGCGCAAGAACTGGCGGTCGACCTGAAGCTGAAGGCGACGGCCGACGTCATGATCACGCGCTACTTCGACGAGCAGCTGGCCACCTTCGTCTTCCTGTCGAACGGCGCGGTGCGCAACAAGGTCATGGGCCCCATCACCTTCGCCCATGAGCTGGAGAGTTACCGCCTGGACATGGTCGGCAGCACCTTCACCGGCGTGCGCGTCAAGAAGTTTGCGCTCGAACCCAAGGACGGCTTCAAGGTCGGTGTGACCTTCGCGGTCTCGTTCAAGCCCAGCGGCGACGAGGTGGCGCGCGTCGCCGAGTTCCTGCAGGACGAGATTGACCTGTGCCTGACGCCGAGCGACAGCGAACTGGACTTCGGCGACGGCGGCGCGGCTCACAGTCACGTCAACACCTACGACGGCGCCGACGACGAGCTGCTTCCGGCGGCGCGTGAGCTGGTCGCCAGCCACCGCAGCGCGTCCATTTCCCTGGTCCAGCGCCATCTTCGCATCGGCTACAACCGCGCCGCCCGCCTCCTTGAGGCCCTCGAAGCACGAGGCGACGTGTCAGCCACCGACGCCGCTGGGAATCGCATGGTCCTGATCACCGCAGAGGCAACAGCATGA
- a CDS encoding AAA family ATPase: MKITAIHIRNFLGIQAADIIPATPVSLICGPNGAGKSSIQEAVRLALAGESVRVGLKKDYGQLLHDGAETGSIVVSAGPQANSVPLPSGKAKNGLPDDPRLAYVLDAQRFASLDEKARRAFLFDLMGLKLGTDMVRERLAARGCDAKKIAAVLPLVRAGFDAAAKEAQTKATAAKGAWRALTNENYGAVKAADWTAPVPAGGPAPQDAAAAIAELEAEIAEATGDAGDLQRQLGQMDAAEQQRRQRAEKIAGLVSKADQLPKAEESVARALAERDAFLPKVEALRAAAGGKQAGVSCTCPECGALLQYLAGQLAQRGVAQADPDAAGRLPEYERSLTVLENALKSRTAERDAAAAAANQAELLRKDAAADAGDDAELRGKIESELKTLQEAIKGVGEELTAARAAQRAAGEAAELTRKAGQHHADVVAWEALAEALGPSGIPADLLAEALGPINEQLAAAANLSEWFRVGIERDMTITAGDGRLYALLSESEQWRADAMVAYAIGKLTGLRLLVLDRADVLIGAERDRLFWWLADLADAGEIDTALVFMSLKSMPTGLPEGITPFWVQDHQVGTVREAA, from the coding sequence ATGAAGATCACCGCCATCCACATCCGCAACTTCCTGGGCATCCAGGCCGCCGACATCATCCCGGCCACGCCGGTCTCGCTGATCTGCGGCCCGAACGGCGCCGGCAAGAGTTCGATTCAAGAGGCTGTCCGCCTGGCGCTGGCCGGCGAGAGCGTGCGCGTCGGCCTGAAGAAGGACTACGGCCAGCTGCTGCACGACGGCGCCGAGACGGGCTCGATCGTCGTCTCGGCCGGCCCTCAGGCCAACAGCGTGCCCCTGCCCTCCGGCAAGGCCAAGAACGGGCTGCCCGACGATCCGCGCCTGGCCTACGTGCTGGACGCCCAGCGCTTCGCCAGCTTGGACGAGAAGGCGCGCCGCGCGTTCCTCTTCGACCTGATGGGCCTGAAGCTGGGGACCGACATGGTGCGTGAGCGCCTGGCCGCCCGCGGCTGCGATGCGAAGAAGATCGCGGCCGTCCTGCCGCTGGTGCGTGCCGGCTTCGACGCGGCCGCCAAGGAAGCGCAGACCAAGGCCACCGCCGCCAAGGGCGCCTGGCGCGCGCTGACGAACGAGAACTACGGCGCCGTGAAGGCGGCCGACTGGACCGCGCCGGTCCCCGCCGGTGGCCCGGCGCCCCAGGATGCCGCCGCCGCGATCGCCGAGCTCGAAGCCGAGATCGCGGAGGCCACCGGCGACGCCGGCGACCTGCAGCGCCAGTTGGGCCAGATGGACGCGGCTGAGCAGCAGCGCCGGCAGCGCGCCGAGAAAATCGCCGGGCTGGTGTCCAAGGCCGACCAACTGCCGAAGGCGGAAGAATCCGTCGCGCGCGCCCTGGCCGAACGCGATGCCTTCCTGCCCAAAGTGGAAGCCCTGCGCGCGGCCGCCGGCGGCAAGCAGGCCGGCGTGTCGTGCACCTGCCCGGAATGCGGCGCCCTGCTGCAGTACCTGGCCGGCCAGCTGGCGCAGCGCGGGGTCGCCCAGGCCGACCCGGACGCCGCCGGCCGGCTGCCCGAGTACGAGCGCAGCCTGACCGTGCTGGAGAACGCCCTGAAAAGCCGCACGGCCGAGCGCGACGCCGCGGCGGCGGCCGCCAACCAAGCCGAGCTGCTGCGCAAGGACGCCGCGGCCGACGCCGGCGACGACGCCGAGCTGCGCGGCAAAATCGAGAGCGAGCTGAAGACCCTGCAGGAAGCCATCAAGGGCGTCGGCGAAGAACTGACCGCCGCGCGCGCGGCGCAGCGCGCTGCCGGCGAGGCCGCCGAGCTGACCCGCAAGGCCGGCCAGCACCACGCCGACGTGGTCGCCTGGGAAGCCCTGGCCGAGGCCCTGGGCCCCAGCGGCATCCCGGCCGACCTGCTGGCCGAGGCCCTGGGCCCCATCAACGAGCAGTTGGCGGCCGCGGCAAACCTGTCCGAGTGGTTCCGGGTCGGCATCGAGCGCGACATGACCATCACCGCCGGCGACGGCCGGCTCTATGCCCTGCTGTCCGAATCCGAGCAGTGGCGCGCGGACGCCATGGTCGCCTACGCCATTGGCAAGCTCACCGGCCTGCGCCTGCTGGTGCTCGACCGCGCGGACGTGCTGATCGGCGCCGAGCGCGACCGGCTCTTCTGGTGGCTGGCTGACCTGGCTGACGCCGGCGAGATCGACACCGCGCTGGTGTTCATGAGCCTCAAGAGCATGCCGACGGGGCTGCCCGAGGGGATCACCCCCTTCTGGGTGCAGGACCACCAGGTCGGCACTGTGCGGGAGGCGGCGTGA
- a CDS encoding DNA cytosine methyltransferase produces MIRREYRTFGFCCGLGGGAKGFKKAASRVGNMIATWRCIGGIDVDPAAARDFEMLVGVPCTVMDLFTRQQYTAFWDKEPPAGWREALPIDIRRAAGNERPHCVFISSPCKGASGLLSEALSRTPKYQALNELTLRCVWLMCEAWKDDPPELIVFENVPRLATRGRHLLDQIGQILRHYGYAVNETTHDCGVIGGLAQSRKRFLLVARHTAKVPAFLYEPPVRRLQGVGTVLGRMPLPGATAGGPMHRVPALQWKTWVRLAFVEAGSDWRSLNKLAVQDGYLSDYLILPERRGGHLGVVDWHEPAGTVAGESLPTNGAFSVADPRHAAGAAQYQQYGVLRWGEASGAITAGTNPGQGTFSVADPRHDGTPKHNNEFRIVPWQQAAGAVTSAHGTGQCVQDPRASTGFEGAGKYRVTGYDEPAGTVIARSDTGQGAFAVADPRPGMRRERGDAYLTGGHYGVVGWDQHSGAVSAAAGHDNGRWSVADPRLPLANDKLVAVIRALDGTWHRPFTTLELAALQSLIDPAELWSADPKVQREIDTFDAHNRAALLGPKAFKLDGESDQAWRERIGNAVPPDAAQAIAEVMGTTLLLAETGETFMLSATPVWVRPVAVALSVAQQAEAA; encoded by the coding sequence ATGATCCGCCGCGAGTACAGAACGTTCGGCTTTTGCTGCGGCCTTGGCGGGGGTGCCAAAGGCTTCAAGAAGGCGGCCTCGCGCGTTGGCAACATGATCGCGACCTGGCGCTGCATCGGGGGCATCGATGTGGACCCGGCCGCGGCGCGGGACTTCGAGATGCTCGTGGGTGTGCCATGCACGGTCATGGACCTATTCACGCGACAGCAATACACCGCCTTCTGGGACAAGGAGCCGCCAGCTGGCTGGCGCGAAGCACTGCCTATCGACATCCGGCGCGCCGCCGGCAACGAGCGGCCACATTGCGTGTTCATCTCGTCGCCGTGCAAAGGCGCGTCCGGCCTCCTGTCGGAGGCGCTGAGTCGCACGCCGAAGTACCAGGCGCTCAACGAGCTGACCCTACGATGCGTCTGGCTGATGTGCGAGGCGTGGAAGGACGACCCGCCCGAGCTGATCGTCTTCGAGAACGTGCCACGGTTGGCCACGCGCGGCCGGCACCTGCTCGACCAGATCGGCCAGATCCTGCGGCACTATGGCTATGCGGTGAACGAGACCACGCACGACTGTGGTGTGATCGGCGGCCTGGCACAGAGCCGCAAGCGGTTCCTCCTGGTCGCACGGCACACCGCGAAGGTGCCAGCCTTCTTGTACGAGCCGCCTGTGCGACGACTGCAAGGCGTCGGTACAGTGCTCGGCCGTATGCCGCTGCCCGGTGCGACCGCCGGCGGCCCGATGCACCGCGTGCCAGCGCTGCAGTGGAAGACGTGGGTGCGCTTGGCCTTTGTCGAGGCCGGCAGCGACTGGCGCAGCCTGAACAAGCTGGCGGTTCAGGACGGCTACCTGAGCGACTACCTGATCCTGCCCGAGCGCCGCGGTGGCCATCTGGGCGTGGTGGACTGGCACGAGCCAGCCGGCACCGTGGCTGGCGAATCGCTGCCGACGAATGGGGCATTCTCGGTGGCAGATCCTCGTCACGCAGCCGGCGCGGCCCAATACCAGCAGTACGGAGTTCTCCGCTGGGGCGAGGCGTCCGGTGCCATCACGGCCGGCACCAATCCCGGGCAGGGCACGTTCAGCGTCGCGGATCCACGCCATGACGGCACGCCGAAGCACAACAACGAGTTCCGGATCGTGCCGTGGCAGCAGGCTGCTGGCGCCGTTACCAGTGCCCACGGCACCGGGCAGTGCGTGCAGGATCCGCGCGCCTCAACCGGCTTCGAAGGCGCAGGAAAGTACCGCGTCACCGGCTACGACGAACCGGCCGGCACGGTCATCGCGCGCAGCGACACCGGCCAAGGCGCATTTGCTGTGGCCGACCCGCGCCCGGGTATGCGCCGCGAGCGCGGCGATGCCTACCTGACCGGCGGTCACTACGGCGTGGTCGGCTGGGATCAGCACAGCGGCGCCGTCTCGGCAGCTGCCGGTCATGACAACGGGCGATGGTCGGTCGCTGACCCGCGGTTGCCCCTGGCCAACGACAAGCTGGTAGCCGTCATCCGCGCGTTGGATGGAACTTGGCACCGCCCCTTCACCACGCTGGAGCTGGCGGCCCTGCAGAGCCTCATCGATCCGGCCGAGCTGTGGTCAGCTGACCCGAAGGTCCAGCGGGAAATCGATACCTTCGACGCGCACAACCGCGCCGCCCTGCTTGGCCCCAAGGCCTTCAAGTTGGATGGCGAGAGCGACCAGGCCTGGCGCGAGCGCATCGGCAACGCGGTACCGCCGGATGCCGCCCAGGCGATCGCCGAGGTGATGGGCACCACGCTACTGCTGGCGGAAACCGGCGAGACGTTCATGCTGTCGGCCACGCCGGTTTGGGTGCGCCCGGTGGCCGTTGCGCTCTCCGTTGCGCAACAGGCGGAGGCTGCTTGA
- a CDS encoding DUF1643 domain-containing protein: MKRLITQTLVGEAGAILSDCEQYRYRLWREWDSSRPALGFIMLNPSTADHEVDDPTITRCLQRAIAGKYGRLEVVNLFPLRSTDPDGLLTHPAPLGERADQNDGAIMDAIDRCAMVICAWGAHKAAPARAAEVLRIVRMCGRGKLLYHLGLNQDGSPKHPLYIAAKTRPQPFKPEDQS, translated from the coding sequence ATGAAGCGCCTGATCACCCAGACCCTCGTCGGCGAGGCCGGCGCCATCCTCTCGGACTGCGAGCAGTACCGCTACCGCCTCTGGCGCGAGTGGGACAGCAGCCGGCCGGCGCTCGGCTTCATCATGCTCAACCCGTCGACGGCAGACCACGAGGTCGACGACCCGACCATCACCCGGTGCCTGCAGCGCGCGATCGCCGGCAAGTACGGCCGCCTGGAAGTGGTCAACCTCTTCCCGCTGCGCTCGACCGATCCGGACGGGTTGCTGACGCACCCGGCCCCGCTGGGCGAGCGCGCGGACCAGAACGACGGCGCCATCATGGACGCGATCGACCGGTGCGCGATGGTCATCTGCGCCTGGGGCGCCCACAAGGCGGCGCCGGCGCGCGCGGCCGAGGTGCTGCGCATCGTCCGGATGTGCGGCCGCGGGAAGCTGCTCTATCACCTCGGGCTGAACCAGGACGGCAGCCCGAAGCACCCGCTCTACATCGCGGCCAAGACGCGGCCGCAACCATTCAAGCCAGAGGATCAATCGTGA
- a CDS encoding DUF4224 domain-containing protein, translating into MTEAAAQVIETTRKAWEMQMDNRLMSEQDLRDVTGLRRHKLQAAWLQRHFGLTPVQRADGRIILTWAAFEALQAKRAGVLPGAAQPDNRPALVPLRRAA; encoded by the coding sequence ATGACCGAAGCAGCAGCACAAGTGATCGAAACGACCCGGAAGGCCTGGGAGATGCAGATGGACAACCGACTGATGAGCGAGCAAGACCTGCGTGACGTAACCGGCCTGCGCCGGCACAAGCTGCAAGCGGCATGGCTTCAACGCCACTTCGGCCTGACGCCTGTCCAGCGCGCCGACGGCAGGATCATCCTGACCTGGGCAGCCTTCGAGGCCCTGCAGGCCAAGCGCGCCGGCGTGCTACCGGGCGCTGCTCAACCGGACAACCGCCCGGCCCTCGTGCCCCTGCGGAGGGCCGCGTGA
- a CDS encoding tyrosine-type recombinase/integrase, whose translation MNARRRTKADGLPSRVYVRRNSFFWVRPTDEKWLKLCRVAEGETLMYERLAAEKRKVEVDGDEGSMSRLVAIYMDKFEGQYSDTFRDEWKRRGEDVRKAFKHHSVEQVDSGLIEDFLLQNWADKLPTQRAMKGWLSKFFAWAVRRRHAQVNPCREVEVKKPTVRDVYIPHDHFMAIRAALASYSYEKKIKGKLQVITAKVPTGPEMQIFVDLCYLTCQRSTEIRLLRWSQVDERAGVIRFKPTKTENSSGQAVDWPITPEIAAVLRRARALRRELTVQPLHDYVITDRRGKPKTAAACRDAWRDGLVRSKLEKMDYVVKDIRAKALTDAYRSGHGIDELQVAGAHADRATTEDYIKQRDVPVSVVRLRLPAA comes from the coding sequence GTGAACGCCCGCCGCAGAACCAAGGCAGACGGCCTGCCGAGTCGGGTCTATGTGCGGCGCAACAGCTTCTTCTGGGTACGACCAACGGACGAGAAGTGGCTGAAGCTGTGCCGCGTGGCCGAGGGCGAGACGCTGATGTATGAGCGCCTGGCCGCCGAGAAGCGGAAGGTGGAAGTGGACGGCGACGAAGGCAGCATGTCCCGCCTCGTCGCCATCTACATGGACAAATTCGAGGGGCAGTACTCGGACACCTTCCGCGATGAGTGGAAGCGCCGCGGCGAGGATGTACGGAAGGCATTCAAGCACCACAGCGTCGAGCAGGTGGACTCCGGCCTGATTGAGGACTTCCTGCTACAGAACTGGGCCGACAAGCTGCCGACGCAGCGTGCGATGAAAGGCTGGCTGTCCAAGTTCTTCGCCTGGGCCGTCCGGCGCCGCCACGCGCAGGTCAATCCCTGCCGCGAGGTCGAGGTCAAGAAGCCGACTGTGCGCGACGTCTACATCCCGCACGACCACTTCATGGCGATCCGCGCCGCGCTGGCCAGCTACAGCTACGAGAAGAAGATTAAGGGGAAGCTCCAGGTCATCACCGCCAAGGTCCCGACCGGGCCGGAAATGCAGATCTTCGTCGACCTGTGCTACCTGACCTGCCAGCGCTCGACCGAGATTCGGCTGCTGCGTTGGTCGCAAGTGGATGAGCGCGCCGGCGTGATCCGGTTCAAGCCGACCAAGACGGAGAACAGCAGCGGTCAGGCGGTGGACTGGCCGATCACCCCCGAGATTGCCGCCGTCCTCCGGCGCGCGCGCGCACTGAGGCGGGAACTGACGGTCCAGCCGCTGCACGACTACGTCATCACGGATCGGAGGGGAAAGCCGAAGACCGCAGCGGCCTGCCGCGATGCCTGGCGAGACGGACTGGTCCGCTCGAAGCTGGAGAAGATGGACTACGTGGTGAAAGACATTCGCGCGAAGGCGCTCACCGATGCGTATCGGTCCGGCCACGGCATCGATGAGCTGCAGGTCGCCGGCGCCCATGCGGATCGGGCCACAACGGAGGACTACATCAAGCAGCGCGACGTGCCTGTTTCAGTCGTGCGCCTGCGTCTCCCTGCCGCGTAA
- a CDS encoding DUF2471 family protein produces MLPLAAIESAIQDALPPIIARHRSAGHLTWKLLHQIEDEVMSEVSATGKVAPMMLAVLKSSPFMSFPRNDSVADLSKHDVLPIAFALTAQAWNKLH; encoded by the coding sequence ATGCTGCCATTAGCCGCTATCGAGTCTGCCATCCAGGATGCTCTCCCGCCTATCATCGCCCGTCACCGCTCAGCCGGGCACCTGACCTGGAAACTGCTTCACCAGATCGAGGACGAGGTTATGTCGGAGGTGTCCGCAACCGGGAAAGTGGCGCCGATGATGCTTGCTGTGCTGAAGTCGTCGCCCTTCATGTCATTCCCACGGAATGACAGCGTGGCAGACCTAAGCAAGCACGATGTCCTGCCGATCGCCTTCGCCCTGACCGCACAGGCATGGAACAAGCTCCATTGA